Proteins encoded together in one Oncorhynchus nerka isolate Pitt River linkage group LG19, Oner_Uvic_2.0, whole genome shotgun sequence window:
- the LOC115147033 gene encoding probable G-protein coupled receptor 34, with the protein MRHLGDNSSGLDVNGTSCEVHDSILSPALPILYSIICFFGLVSNIMTIFVFFLRKHSDSSMAVYMNHLAMADFLLVMCLPLRVYYHNSPGPFYLCKVLGVFFYVNMYASILFLSLISLDRYLKIIKPVWVLRIHKVRWSHRVSFSVWAGLVLAMSLFSLRKDKERPCDKICFHFHHKGLLGGMANLTVVAFFYAIFLLFICFYARITTKLRNMSLGNRDPKAQQRKSRVILKTFVVPVIFTLCFLPYHLVRVPYVLAQMDVIQALGSKQILHILNELTLLLSALNSCLDPIIYYLMSCTYRRTILFALQGQFKTMYAVNRRRISINRSITEI; encoded by the coding sequence ATGAGGCACCTAGGAGACAACTCCAGTGGGCTTGATGTGAACGGCACCTCCTGTGAGGTCCATGACAGCATCCTCTCTCCTGCCTTACCAATTCTCTACTCAATAATCTGCTTCTTCGGCCTGGTCAGCAACATCATGACCATATTTGTATTCTTCCTGAGGAAACACTCTGACTCGTCCATGGCTGTGTACATGAACCACCTGGCCATGGCTGACTTCCTGCTGGTGATGTGTCTTCCCCTGCGGGTCTACTACCACAACAGCCCGGGCCCCTTTTACCTCTGCAAGGTACTGGGCGTCTTCTTCTACGTCAACATGTATGCCAGCATCCTGTTCCTCAGCCTGATCAGTCTGGATCGCTACCTGAAGATCATCAAGCCTGTGTGGGTCCTGAGAATCCACAAGGTGCGGTGGAGCCACCGGGTGTCCTTCTCCGTGTGGGCAGGTCTTGTCCTGGCCATGTCTCTTTTTTCCCTAAGGAAAGACAAGGAGCGCCCCTGTGATAAGATCTGCTTCCACTTCCACCACAAAGGACTCCTGGGGGGCATGGCCAACCTCACCGTGGTGGCCTTCTTTTATGCTATCTTCCTCCTCTTTATCTGCTTCTATGCTCGGATAACCACCAAGCTGAGAAACATGTCTTTAGGCAACCGGGACCCCAAGGCTCAGCAGAGGAAGAGCAGGGTGATCCTGAAGACCTTTGTGGTGCCGGTAATCTTCACACTCTGCTTCCTGCCATACCACCTGGTGAGAGTGCCCTACGTGCTGGCCCAAATGGATGTGATCCAGGCCCTGGGCAGTAAGCAGATTCTCCACATCCTCAACGAGCTCACTCTGCTCCTGTCTGCCCTCAACAGCTGTCTGGACCCCATCATCTACTACTtaatgtcctgtacctacaggaGGACCATCCTCTTTGCCCTGCAGGGGCAGTTCAAGACCATGTACGCTGTTAACCGCAGACGCATCAGTATTAACCGATCTATTACAGAGATATAG